Proteins from one Gimesia maris genomic window:
- a CDS encoding citrate synthase, whose amino-acid sequence MSAEDVEKSSSEAVKGLKGIIAADSSICLVNGTIGKLLYRGYNIDDLAENATFEDVSFLLLNGELPTATQLAAYQAELKQYRSIPPELIDALKKLPVSAPPMALLRSITSLAGVYDPNAEIETFENRLQISIKLISQIPTIVAAIHRVRQGLEPVEPDPELCHAGNFMYMINGEKPSEDATRAMDLILTLHAEHGLNASTFTGRVIIATLPDIYSAVTGAIGALKGKLHGGANTEVLKTLFEIGSVENVAPYVKKVREAKGKFMGFGHAVYQVEDPRAKHLKELSRRLGEETGEPKWYEMSIEMEKLVYEEIKRNCNVDFYSASLQHYMGIPGDLFTCIFAASRIAGWCAHILEQLDGNKIIRPKANYIGYDERPVIPVTER is encoded by the coding sequence ATGAGCGCAGAAGACGTAGAGAAATCATCGAGCGAAGCTGTCAAAGGGCTAAAAGGGATCATAGCAGCTGACAGTTCTATCTGTTTAGTAAATGGAACCATTGGGAAACTGCTGTATCGTGGATATAACATCGACGATCTGGCAGAGAATGCGACATTTGAGGACGTTTCTTTTCTGTTGTTAAACGGAGAGCTTCCTACCGCCACTCAACTCGCTGCCTACCAGGCTGAACTGAAACAGTACCGCAGTATCCCCCCGGAACTGATCGACGCCCTGAAAAAGCTTCCTGTTTCAGCACCACCGATGGCACTGCTGAGATCGATTACATCTCTGGCAGGTGTTTATGACCCTAATGCGGAAATTGAAACGTTTGAGAATCGGTTACAGATTTCGATCAAACTGATCTCTCAGATCCCGACCATTGTGGCCGCCATTCACCGCGTTCGCCAGGGACTGGAACCGGTTGAACCGGATCCCGAACTGTGCCATGCCGGGAACTTCATGTATATGATCAATGGCGAGAAACCAAGTGAAGATGCAACCCGTGCCATGGATCTCATCCTCACACTCCATGCAGAACATGGATTAAATGCCAGTACGTTTACCGGTCGAGTCATTATCGCGACTCTACCTGATATTTATTCTGCAGTCACAGGTGCTATTGGCGCACTGAAAGGGAAACTGCATGGCGGAGCGAACACCGAAGTTCTGAAAACACTCTTCGAAATCGGTTCCGTCGAAAATGTTGCCCCCTATGTGAAAAAAGTCCGCGAAGCCAAAGGCAAGTTTATGGGCTTTGGGCATGCCGTTTACCAGGTAGAAGATCCACGTGCAAAACATTTAAAAGAACTTTCACGGCGACTCGGAGAAGAGACCGGCGAACCCAAGTGGTATGAGATGTCCATCGAGATGGAAAAACTCGTCTACGAGGAAATCAAGCGAAACTGCAATGTGGACTTTTACTCAGCCAGTCTTCAGCATTACATGGGCATCCCGGGCGATCTGTTTACCTGTATCTTTGCAGCCAGCCGCATCGCTGGCTGGTGTGCTCATATCCTGGAACAACTGGACGGAAATAAAATCATCCGCCCCAAAGCAAACTATATCGGGTACGACGAACGCCCCGTCATTCCGGTAACCGAACGTTAA
- a CDS encoding right-handed parallel beta-helix repeat-containing protein, with translation MRNVLRFVDLQSGLLCFLFLVCLAHSAAECGVIYVDNRAGNNALNGIAPKIVSGKNGPVKTIKRALEYARPGDKIILINNEIPYHESIALSGKRFSGIGQEMFTILGNGATISGAIPVPQNGWKPLKDGLWKVTPFRKGYFNLYLDGKTLPEYRPETDQEVKLTDIPSGNWAVYKGSIYYRELKNQFPPNEVFSLAGMSVGLSLVDVEGVQISDVTFENFRIDGINVHDRCKNIILENVTSTGNGRCGLAVNGTSQVEVIDSKLIDNRIEDLLITEQGVANLKQTKLGKKATLSP, from the coding sequence ATGCGAAACGTGCTTCGTTTTGTAGATTTACAATCCGGGTTACTCTGTTTTCTCTTTCTAGTCTGCCTGGCACATTCAGCAGCAGAATGCGGTGTGATCTATGTCGATAACCGGGCAGGAAACAATGCATTAAACGGCATTGCCCCCAAAATTGTATCCGGCAAAAACGGCCCGGTAAAAACAATTAAAAGAGCCCTGGAGTATGCCCGCCCCGGTGACAAAATCATCCTGATCAACAACGAGATCCCCTACCATGAATCGATCGCCCTCTCAGGTAAACGCTTCAGTGGAATCGGCCAGGAAATGTTTACCATTCTGGGAAATGGCGCAACAATCAGCGGTGCCATCCCTGTCCCCCAGAATGGCTGGAAACCATTAAAGGACGGACTGTGGAAGGTCACCCCCTTCAGAAAAGGATACTTTAATCTGTACCTGGATGGGAAAACCCTGCCGGAATACCGTCCTGAAACAGATCAGGAGGTTAAGTTAACTGACATTCCATCGGGAAACTGGGCTGTATATAAAGGGTCGATTTATTACCGGGAACTGAAAAATCAGTTCCCCCCCAATGAGGTATTCTCACTCGCCGGCATGTCTGTCGGACTGTCGCTGGTCGATGTAGAGGGGGTTCAAATATCGGATGTGACGTTTGAGAACTTTCGCATCGACGGCATTAACGTTCATGACCGCTGTAAGAATATTATCCTGGAAAACGTCACCAGCACCGGGAACGGGCGCTGTGGGCTGGCTGTCAACGGAACTTCCCAGGTAGAAGTAATCGATTCAAAACTCATTGACAATCGGATCGAAGACCTGCTGATCACAGAACAGGGTGTAGCAAATCTTAAGCAGACCAAACTGGGTAAAAAAGCTACCCTGTCTCCCTGA
- a CDS encoding lysylphosphatidylglycerol synthase transmembrane domain-containing protein, whose translation MLLGLIVTIVCLVAAVWGIDFEQIYTSFKRANYWTLPLMLGALFMFYWLKAVRWQMLLEPIKKLTVAQVTPAMMIGFMGNNILPAHLGEFLRVYVLSRQFQIPKTTVLSTLVLERLFDVIAILCYLGIGIYFAPNLPERYHTISLIVASGIVVMIIAVAAYIIWTEAVIRLFRSIFSYLPFLPEKLTHLVLEMMRAGALGMTSLKSKRLCFGIIWTSFAQWLFNGLSIYIALWSFNIQVSPLAAFVVLGVTAFGVIVPSTPGFFGVVQLCFSVSLKAFGVASADAFSASIYYQLSQYFPVTIIGLYYSNREGLKFSEAEQEAENELEELEGGHESGADSESC comes from the coding sequence TTGCTACTCGGTTTAATTGTCACAATTGTCTGCCTGGTGGCAGCCGTCTGGGGAATTGACTTTGAGCAGATCTACACCAGTTTCAAACGCGCCAATTACTGGACGCTGCCTTTGATGCTGGGGGCGCTGTTTATGTTTTACTGGCTGAAAGCAGTGCGCTGGCAAATGCTGCTGGAACCCATCAAAAAACTGACCGTTGCCCAGGTTACGCCGGCAATGATGATTGGTTTTATGGGAAATAACATCCTGCCTGCCCACCTGGGAGAGTTTTTGCGTGTCTATGTATTGAGTCGCCAGTTTCAAATCCCGAAAACAACGGTCCTGTCCACCCTGGTTCTGGAACGGTTGTTTGATGTGATTGCAATTCTCTGTTATCTGGGTATCGGGATCTATTTTGCCCCCAATCTCCCGGAAAGATATCATACGATCAGCCTCATTGTCGCATCCGGGATTGTGGTCATGATCATTGCGGTAGCGGCATATATTATCTGGACCGAGGCTGTGATTCGTCTGTTTCGCAGTATTTTCAGCTATCTCCCTTTTTTACCAGAGAAACTGACCCATCTTGTACTGGAAATGATGCGGGCAGGCGCTTTGGGGATGACATCATTGAAAAGTAAGCGACTCTGCTTCGGGATCATCTGGACCTCATTTGCGCAATGGCTTTTCAATGGTCTGAGTATCTATATTGCACTCTGGAGTTTTAATATTCAGGTCTCGCCCCTGGCAGCTTTTGTTGTACTGGGTGTCACGGCGTTCGGGGTCATTGTCCCTTCAACACCTGGATTTTTTGGGGTGGTTCAGCTTTGCTTTTCCGTGAGTCTTAAGGCATTCGGCGTTGCCAGTGCAGATGCTTTTTCTGCCTCGATATACTATCAGCTCTCACAGTATTTTCCCGTTACAATTATTGGCTTGTACTATTCGAACCGGGAAGGTTTAAAATTCAGTGAAGCAGAGCAGGAAGCCGAGAATGAGCTGGAAGAACTGGAGGGGGGGCATGAATCAGGGGCCGATTCAGAAAGCTGTTAA
- the asnB gene encoding asparagine synthase (glutamine-hydrolyzing): MCGIAGIIRSDQASVLKSELNAMIETLNHRGPDASGVSTCGPVGFAHSRLSIVDLAGGLQPMQTPDGLLTVTFNGEIFNHIELRAQLKSKGYEFRTHSDTEVILHMYAEYGPECVQHFNGQWAFAIHDRKRQEVFLSRDRMGIRPLVYTQTQGRLCFASEVKALFALTDVKREVDLTALNELFTFWSPLPPRTFFAGINELPPAHSMIVKNGQVKIWQYWHLDYQPNEENRSLDDWADELRDLLINATQLRLRADVSVGAYLSGGLDSSVTAAIIRNYTNAPLNTFSLNFNDKDYDESSYQQEMIRELGTDHQTVCCSYEDIGRIFPTVIQHTEKPVLRTAPAPMYLLSKLVRDSQFKVVMTGEGADEVLGGYDIFKETKIRRFWSRQPDSAIRPLLLKRLYPYMKNLQAQSPAYLKAFFKIRQDEIDSPFFSHLPRWDLTSKLKTFFSDDVKQQLVNQNPFTDFESQLPGQFSEWPSFCQAQYLESINLMPGYILSSQGDRMAMGNSIEGRFPFLDYRVVEFASRIPVRFKMNGLDEKYLLKYAMRDLIPDSIRKRPKQPYRAPDAHSFIDTEKQSARFEYVNHLLSAEKLQANGLFQPEAVQRLVKKIEQGRAIGTRDNMALVGILSTQLLVEQMIHGQTVSSNQTSTVNATSLA; this comes from the coding sequence ATGTGTGGAATTGCAGGCATCATTCGTTCTGACCAGGCTTCGGTCCTTAAGTCAGAATTAAATGCCATGATTGAAACGCTGAACCATCGGGGACCTGATGCATCAGGAGTCTCGACGTGTGGGCCAGTCGGTTTCGCACACAGCCGACTAAGTATTGTCGATCTCGCCGGGGGACTGCAGCCTATGCAGACACCTGATGGCCTGCTGACAGTTACTTTTAATGGTGAGATTTTTAACCATATCGAATTGCGTGCTCAGCTCAAAAGCAAAGGATATGAGTTTCGCACCCATTCCGATACGGAAGTCATATTGCACATGTACGCGGAATACGGCCCGGAATGTGTTCAGCACTTTAACGGGCAATGGGCCTTTGCCATCCATGACCGTAAACGCCAGGAAGTCTTCCTCTCCCGCGATCGTATGGGAATCCGCCCGCTGGTTTATACTCAGACTCAGGGTCGACTGTGTTTCGCTTCCGAAGTCAAAGCATTATTTGCACTGACTGATGTCAAACGGGAAGTGGATCTGACCGCTTTAAACGAGCTGTTCACATTCTGGTCACCCCTCCCCCCCCGAACATTTTTTGCGGGTATCAATGAACTGCCTCCGGCACACTCGATGATTGTGAAGAATGGCCAGGTCAAAATCTGGCAATACTGGCATCTCGACTACCAGCCCAATGAAGAGAATCGGTCGCTGGATGACTGGGCAGATGAACTGCGCGATCTGTTGATCAACGCGACTCAACTCCGATTACGTGCCGATGTATCTGTCGGCGCTTACCTCAGTGGTGGACTCGATTCCTCTGTCACCGCGGCAATCATTCGCAATTACACGAATGCCCCCCTGAATACTTTTTCGCTGAATTTCAACGACAAAGATTATGACGAAAGCAGTTACCAGCAGGAAATGATTCGCGAACTGGGAACAGATCACCAGACGGTCTGCTGCTCTTACGAAGATATCGGGCGAATTTTCCCCACTGTCATTCAACACACAGAAAAACCGGTTCTGCGAACTGCCCCCGCTCCCATGTACCTGCTGTCCAAACTCGTTCGGGACAGTCAATTCAAGGTCGTCATGACCGGCGAAGGTGCCGACGAAGTTCTGGGGGGATACGATATTTTTAAAGAGACCAAAATCCGCCGCTTCTGGAGCCGTCAACCTGATTCGGCAATCAGGCCGCTGTTGCTGAAACGACTCTATCCATATATGAAAAATCTGCAGGCACAGTCCCCTGCTTATCTCAAGGCATTTTTCAAGATCCGTCAGGATGAAATCGACAGCCCGTTCTTTTCACATCTGCCACGCTGGGATTTGACATCGAAACTGAAAACATTCTTCAGTGATGATGTCAAACAACAACTGGTCAATCAGAATCCCTTCACTGACTTTGAAAGCCAACTACCTGGTCAGTTCTCCGAATGGCCATCTTTCTGTCAGGCACAATACCTGGAGTCAATCAACCTGATGCCAGGCTATATTCTCTCCTCACAGGGAGACCGTATGGCAATGGGAAATTCGATTGAAGGCCGCTTCCCGTTCCTTGATTATCGCGTTGTCGAGTTCGCATCCCGTATCCCCGTGCGATTTAAAATGAACGGCTTGGACGAAAAATATCTGCTGAAATACGCCATGCGGGATCTGATTCCCGACAGTATCCGCAAACGCCCCAAGCAACCTTACCGCGCTCCCGATGCCCATAGTTTCATTGATACAGAGAAACAATCGGCCCGATTTGAATACGTGAACCACTTATTGTCAGCAGAGAAACTTCAGGCAAATGGATTGTTCCAGCCAGAGGCAGTTCAACGTCTCGTCAAAAAAATCGAACAGGGACGTGCGATTGGCACGCGAGACAATATGGCATTGGTGGGAATTCTTTCAACACAGTTACTGGTCGAACAGATGATCCACGGACAGACCGTTTCTTCAAATCAGACCAGTACGGTAAATGCAACATCACTTGCATAA
- a CDS encoding acyl carrier protein — MNSIQNDVRNFVAENFLFGEDPASLHNDDSFLETGIIDSTGVLELVAFIEDHYSVAVDDDELVPENLDSIDRLITFIESKLKELA; from the coding sequence ATGAACTCGATCCAAAATGACGTACGAAACTTTGTCGCGGAAAACTTCCTGTTCGGCGAAGATCCGGCTTCACTTCACAATGACGACTCGTTCCTGGAGACAGGCATCATCGATTCTACGGGCGTACTGGAACTGGTCGCTTTCATTGAAGATCACTATTCCGTCGCAGTAGATGATGATGAACTGGTCCCGGAAAATCTGGACTCCATCGACCGACTGATTACTTTTATTGAATCCAAACTCAAAGAACTGGCTTAA
- a CDS encoding class I adenylate-forming enzyme family protein produces the protein MLLQSFLENSAREYPDKVALVVDQQRYTYQDLELQSNRLAQALLQRGLQRGERVAIHLDNSLEATVAIFAVLKAGGVFVMVNPTTKIDKLTYVLNNCRATTLIIPNKKQNLILEHAALLPHLKTVIATGADCDQPESTEWQLLRYDSWDQLQKEYADQLTPPAIKTISIDLAALVYTSGSTGNPKGVMLTHLNMTSAARSITTYLMNEPADIILNVLPLSFDYGLYQLLMAFRVGATLALEKSFTYPHAVLQKIIDEQVTGFPLVPTMSAILLKMDLSKYDFSNLRYITNTGAALPTEHILTFRKRLPHVQIFSMYGLTECKRVSYLPLDQVDIRTGSVGIAMPDSEVFIVDDAGHRLPAEQTGELVVRGANVMLGYWEAPERTAERLKPGELPGEMYLYTGDLFRMDREGYLYFVGRRDDIIKSRGEKVSPKEVENVLFAHPAISEAAIIGDPDPILGQSIRAIVTVMPEQELTEKAVIAYCRKHLEDFMVPQKVEFRDELPKSPNGKVDKKQLVLP, from the coding sequence TTGTTGCTGCAATCATTTTTAGAAAACAGTGCGCGCGAGTATCCGGACAAAGTTGCCTTGGTCGTTGATCAGCAGCGATATACCTATCAGGATCTTGAACTGCAGAGTAATCGCCTGGCACAGGCACTCCTCCAGCGAGGACTGCAGCGCGGCGAACGTGTTGCCATTCATCTCGATAATTCACTGGAAGCGACGGTCGCGATCTTCGCCGTATTAAAAGCGGGTGGCGTCTTTGTGATGGTCAACCCCACTACAAAGATTGATAAACTGACCTACGTCCTGAACAACTGCAGAGCCACGACGCTGATCATTCCGAACAAAAAACAGAACCTGATCCTCGAACATGCTGCTTTGCTGCCTCATTTGAAAACCGTCATCGCAACCGGGGCTGACTGTGATCAGCCGGAAAGTACCGAATGGCAGCTTCTGCGATATGATTCTTGGGATCAGTTGCAGAAGGAATACGCAGATCAACTGACACCACCGGCGATTAAAACCATCAGCATCGATCTTGCTGCCCTGGTCTACACGTCGGGATCGACGGGAAATCCCAAAGGCGTTATGCTCACTCACTTGAACATGACCTCGGCTGCCCGTTCGATAACCACTTATCTGATGAATGAACCAGCGGACATTATCTTAAATGTCCTGCCACTCTCATTCGATTATGGCCTGTACCAGTTACTGATGGCCTTCCGGGTCGGAGCAACGCTGGCGCTCGAAAAATCGTTCACGTATCCACATGCAGTACTGCAGAAAATCATCGACGAGCAGGTCACGGGATTTCCTCTCGTGCCCACCATGTCGGCGATCCTGCTCAAGATGGATCTCTCAAAGTACGATTTTTCCAACCTGCGTTACATTACTAACACGGGAGCCGCATTACCAACCGAACATATTCTCACCTTCCGCAAACGTCTGCCACACGTTCAGATTTTCTCAATGTATGGTCTGACCGAATGCAAACGTGTTTCCTACCTTCCCCTGGATCAGGTTGATATCAGAACCGGTTCGGTCGGGATCGCCATGCCTGACTCAGAAGTCTTTATCGTTGATGATGCAGGTCACCGCCTGCCAGCGGAACAGACAGGCGAACTGGTCGTCCGCGGTGCTAATGTCATGCTTGGCTACTGGGAAGCACCTGAACGCACAGCAGAACGATTAAAGCCAGGCGAACTGCCGGGCGAAATGTATCTCTATACCGGCGACCTGTTTCGCATGGACAGGGAAGGTTACCTGTACTTTGTCGGAAGACGTGACGACATCATTAAAAGTCGAGGGGAGAAAGTCAGTCCCAAGGAAGTGGAAAACGTCCTGTTCGCACACCCGGCAATTTCCGAAGCGGCCATTATAGGAGATCCTGACCCGATTCTCGGCCAGTCGATTCGCGCCATTGTAACTGTGATGCCCGAACAGGAACTCACAGAGAAAGCAGTCATCGCTTACTGTCGCAAACACCTGGAGGATTTCATGGTACCCCAGAAGGTGGAATTCAGGGATGAACTGCCAAAATCCCCCAATGGGAAAGTCGATAAAAAACAGCTGGTTCTTCCCTGA
- the nadE gene encoding NAD(+) synthase, with the protein MITQTRTFKPELLNLDCAAETERIVSWMQETVRKTMRKKGAVLGLSGGIDSSVVTALCVRAFGADRVLGIMMPEHDTKDESLTFGQLLADHFNVEAIVENISPMLQGAGCYERRDVAIKQVIPEYEPHWKSKIVLPNLLKEGGYRVFSVVVQTPEGEFIKKRLPLSAYQTIVAATNFKQRCRKMMEYYHADRLNYAVPGTPNRLEYDQGFFVKNGDGAADLKPIAHLYKSQVYQLAEYLDVPEVIRMRPPTTDTYSLEQSQEEFFFAVSYDKLDCCLYGLNNGYTAEETAAGTGLPAEQVALVYGDIESKRKAGHYLHLPPQLIESV; encoded by the coding sequence ATGATTACACAAACCAGAACCTTCAAACCGGAATTACTGAATCTGGACTGCGCAGCGGAAACAGAGCGTATTGTCAGCTGGATGCAGGAAACCGTTCGCAAGACAATGCGAAAAAAAGGTGCCGTGCTGGGACTCTCTGGAGGTATCGACAGCAGCGTTGTAACGGCGCTCTGTGTGCGGGCCTTTGGTGCAGATCGTGTTCTGGGAATCATGATGCCCGAACACGATACGAAGGACGAAAGTTTAACCTTCGGCCAGTTGCTGGCAGATCATTTCAATGTGGAAGCCATCGTGGAGAACATCTCTCCCATGTTGCAGGGCGCGGGTTGCTATGAACGCCGCGACGTCGCTATCAAGCAGGTGATCCCGGAATACGAGCCTCACTGGAAATCGAAAATTGTACTGCCCAACCTGCTGAAAGAGGGGGGGTACCGTGTCTTTTCAGTCGTCGTGCAGACCCCTGAAGGCGAATTCATCAAAAAACGTCTGCCTCTCTCTGCCTACCAGACGATTGTCGCAGCGACAAACTTTAAACAACGCTGTCGTAAGATGATGGAATACTACCACGCCGACCGATTGAACTACGCGGTTCCCGGCACTCCCAATCGCCTCGAATACGATCAGGGATTCTTCGTTAAAAACGGCGATGGTGCAGCAGACCTGAAACCGATCGCCCACCTGTATAAATCGCAGGTCTATCAACTCGCTGAGTATCTCGATGTACCGGAAGTCATTCGGATGCGTCCACCAACCACAGACACTTATTCGCTGGAACAGTCCCAGGAAGAATTCTTCTTTGCAGTTTCATACGACAAACTCGACTGCTGCCTGTACGGTTTGAATAACGGTTATACTGCAGAGGAGACCGCCGCAGGTACCGGTCTGCCAGCCGAACAGGTTGCTCTGGTCTACGGCGATATCGAATCGAAACGCAAAGCAGGCCATTACCTGCATCTGCCGCCCCAGCTGATTGAATCCGTCTGA
- a CDS encoding polysaccharide deacetylase family protein: MSKKELLAKALDWTGMNLLARNVSVWNGLLVLNYHRVGDINNSVFDHDLWSASAEDFEKQIRFLSLNFDMIRIRDLDHIWNQPRGRYVLVTFDDGYLDNYEWAFPIIKSYNAPATFFLTTAFLDDRKVAWWDEISWMVRSATRQLIQTNELTGDSLSLHPDECEQSIKILLSRFKKLSGDQTENFLNFLAEATGAGRCPQEIADYVWMTWDMIREMSTAGMDIGGHTVTHPILSRHSPEIQQFEIEHCKQRIETEIGQEITSFSYPVGGKDCFNQHTRDCLKQAGFRWGFSYYGGFAPLEKPDPWDLPRIAVESEEPASLFRSSVSIPQVFSSKKCT; this comes from the coding sequence GTGAGTAAAAAAGAACTGCTGGCCAAAGCGCTCGACTGGACCGGAATGAATCTGCTGGCTCGTAACGTCTCCGTCTGGAATGGTTTGCTGGTGTTGAATTACCACCGCGTTGGTGACATCAACAACTCAGTGTTCGATCATGATCTATGGAGTGCCTCTGCAGAAGATTTCGAAAAGCAGATTCGATTTCTCAGCCTGAATTTCGACATGATCCGTATCCGGGATCTGGATCATATCTGGAATCAGCCACGAGGACGGTATGTGCTGGTGACCTTCGATGATGGTTACCTTGATAATTATGAATGGGCTTTCCCCATAATCAAATCTTACAACGCTCCTGCGACGTTCTTCCTCACAACTGCTTTTCTGGATGATCGAAAAGTAGCCTGGTGGGATGAAATTTCCTGGATGGTCCGCAGCGCCACGCGACAGCTGATTCAGACCAATGAATTGACGGGGGACAGTCTGTCTCTTCATCCGGATGAGTGCGAGCAATCGATTAAAATCCTCTTGAGCAGATTCAAAAAACTGAGCGGAGATCAGACAGAGAATTTTCTGAACTTTCTGGCCGAAGCGACCGGCGCAGGTCGCTGTCCGCAGGAAATCGCCGATTACGTCTGGATGACCTGGGATATGATTCGCGAAATGAGCACAGCCGGCATGGACATCGGCGGCCATACAGTCACCCACCCGATTCTGTCACGGCACTCTCCTGAGATTCAACAGTTTGAAATCGAACACTGTAAACAACGGATCGAAACTGAAATCGGACAGGAGATTACCAGTTTCAGCTACCCGGTCGGCGGTAAAGACTGCTTTAACCAGCATACCCGGGACTGTCTGAAGCAGGCCGGATTCCGTTGGGGCTTCAGCTACTACGGCGGATTTGCTCCTCTCGAAAAACCCGATCCGTGGGACCTGCCTCGAATCGCTGTGGAATCCGAAGAACCTGCCTCACTGTTTCGATCTTCGGTTTCAATCCCACAGGTCTTCAGCAGCAAAAAGTGTACATAA
- the rpsD gene encoding 30S ribosomal protein S4 → MGRYTGPKGRVNRRLGALVFEDAGATRALDQRNLPPGMSQRRRKSSNFGLALIEKQKIKFYYGLRERQLRRYFDKARRIKGNTGEALLILCERRLDNVICRAGFAQTRPQARQGIVHSHFQLNGRTVNKPSIWVKPGDVITVRNRPNLKKLYAELIESGRPGCAWLTLEKKELSATVVTAPTMEDVSLPVDVGQVVALISR, encoded by the coding sequence ATGGGTCGTTACACAGGACCAAAAGGACGGGTCAACCGTCGTCTGGGAGCTTTGGTTTTTGAAGACGCAGGTGCAACACGTGCATTGGACCAGCGGAACCTTCCACCTGGAATGTCACAACGCCGCCGCAAATCATCTAACTTCGGTCTGGCTTTAATTGAAAAGCAGAAGATCAAATTCTATTACGGTCTCCGCGAACGTCAGCTGCGTCGCTACTTCGACAAAGCCCGTCGCATCAAAGGGAACACCGGGGAAGCCCTGCTGATTCTCTGCGAACGCCGACTCGATAACGTTATCTGCCGGGCTGGCTTTGCCCAGACTCGTCCTCAGGCGCGTCAGGGAATCGTACACTCCCACTTCCAGCTCAATGGTCGGACTGTAAACAAACCATCGATCTGGGTAAAACCCGGCGATGTCATCACAGTCCGTAATCGCCCTAACCTCAAAAAGCTCTATGCAGAGCTGATTGAATCAGGTCGCCCCGGATGTGCCTGGCTGACACTTGAGAAAAAAGAACTCTCAGCCACTGTTGTCACTGCCCCCACCATGGAAGATGTCAGCCTCCCGGTTGACGTCGGTCAGGTTGTGGCTCTGATCTCACGCTAA
- a CDS encoding adenylate kinase family protein, which yields MATERRKAVLLFGAPGVGKGTQGRILGQIPGFFHLSSGDVFRSIDIESPEGQEIYKYSSRGELVPDDLSIRIWKQGLDARATLSMYKPRKDILILDGIPRNIQQAKILEQHIDVLKVLHLTCSDEEEMIHRIRHRAIRENRADDANETVIRRRFEIYREESALVLSCYPEEIVAHIDAIGSPAGVLLACLEQLVPVQDAHFRGE from the coding sequence ATGGCGACGGAACGTAGAAAAGCCGTCCTGCTGTTTGGTGCTCCCGGCGTTGGTAAAGGAACCCAGGGACGAATCCTTGGACAGATTCCCGGATTCTTTCACCTCTCCAGTGGCGACGTTTTCCGCTCGATTGATATTGAGTCGCCCGAAGGTCAGGAGATCTACAAATACAGCTCGCGTGGCGAACTCGTTCCCGATGACCTCAGTATTCGTATCTGGAAGCAGGGACTCGATGCCCGCGCCACCCTCTCGATGTATAAACCCCGCAAAGACATTCTCATCCTCGATGGAATTCCCCGGAATATCCAGCAGGCCAAAATCCTGGAACAGCACATTGATGTCCTCAAAGTCCTGCACCTGACCTGTAGCGATGAAGAAGAAATGATTCACCGCATCCGTCACCGCGCGATCCGTGAAAACCGTGCCGACGATGCCAACGAAACAGTCATCCGTCGTCGTTTTGAAATCTACCGCGAAGAATCGGCACTCGTTCTCAGCTGTTATCCTGAAGAAATCGTCGCCCACATTGACGCCATCGGCTCACCAGCCGGCGTTTTGCTCGCCTGCCTGGAACAGCTCGTTCCCGTGCAGGATGCCCACTTCCGCGGTGAGTAA